The segment ACCAGCGAACTGAAATAACTCGGCAGCGGCGTGCCCACCAGCGCGGCAAATTCGACGCTGGGTACGAGGCTGCCGGAGGTGCTGGCCGGGTCGCTGAGTGCTACCCGGGTGCCGCGCAATGCACCGGTACTGGCCGGGCCACCAGAGCGGGTCAGCAGCAGCGCCTGGTAGTGGTTGCCGGCCGGGGTGTAGGTGCCGCCGCTGAGGGTGAAGGTGGCGAACGGTTCTATACGCCGGTCGCGGCGGTGGGCGAGGATGTACGACGCCGGGCCCAGCCGGGCGATGTCGGCACCGCCGGAAACGATCGCATCCACCACGCTTTCGTAGGAGCCGCTGACCACCAGTTCCACCGGCACCCCGGCGGCCTTGCCCAGGCGCGCCAGCAACGGCTGGTGGTCGCGGGTCATGTCTTCGACGCTTTTGATCGGGATCACCGCCAGGCGCAGGGCGTGGGGCGTGCAGTTGGCCAGCGTGTGGCCGGCCAGCAGTTGCGCCAGTGCCACGGCGCCCAATGTTTTCAGTACACGCATGCCTTCTCCTCGGTGCCGTTGAAAGGCGGGTAGTCGTGCAACTGCGCCGGCGACAGCGGCCGGCTGAAGTGGTAACCCTGGGCGATGTCGCAGCCGGCGAGCTTCAGGCACACCACCTGCTCGCGGGTTTCGACACCTTCTGCGACCACCTCCAGGCCCAGGCGCTTGGCCAGGATGATGGTCGAGGACACGATGGGGCTGTCGTCGTAGCTGTTGGACAGCGGGGCGATCAGCGCCCGGTCGATCTTCAGCTTGGACAGCGGCAGCGATTGCAGGTGGGCAAAGCCGGCATAGCCGCGGCCGAAGTCGTCCAGGCTGATGCCGATGCCGGCTGCGCGCAGGCGGTACAGGTGCTCAACCGCAGTGCCCTCGGGCTCGAGCACCGTGGTTTCGGTGATTTCCAGCTCCAGGCGGCTGGCGCGGATACCGTAGTACTCAAGCTCGGCCAGCAGGCGGGCGCTGAAGTCTGGCTGGCGCAGCTGCAGGGCCGATACGTTCACCGCCAGGCGCGCGTCCTGCTCGCGGGCATCCCAGCGGGCCAGTTCTTCGCAGGCCAGGCGCAGCACCTCCCAGCCCAGGTCGACGATAAAACCACTGCGCTCGGCCATGTCGATGAAGCGGTCGGGGTAGAGCAGGCCGAATTCAGGGTGCTGCCAGCGCACCAGGGCTTCGTAGCCCAGCACCTGCAAGGTATCCAGGCGAATCTGCGGTTGGTAGTGGAGCACGAACTGGCGCTCGGCCAGGGCGCTGCCGAAGGCCTGCTCGAGGGTGAAGGCCTGGATGTCGGACAGGTTCAGCGACGGGTCGAAGAAGCGGTACTGCGCACGCCCGGCCTGCTTGGCCGAGTACATGGCGGCGTCGGCGCAGCGGATCAGCGTGTCGATGTCCTGGCCATCACGCGGGCAGATGCTCACGCCCACGCTGGGGCTGGTGTTGACCTCCTGGCCATCCAGGGCGTAGGTGGCCGAGAGCTTGTCGACCAGCGCCCGTACCCAGGCGTCTATCTGCTCCTCGCTGCGCTCGCCTGCCAGCAGCACCACGAACTCGTCGCCACCAAAGCGCGAGGCTTCGTCGCCGGGTTCGAGCAGGCGCTGGATGCGCCCGGCAACAGCTTGCAGCAGCAGGTCGCCGACCTTGTGCCCGAGCGAATCGTTGATCGACTTGAAGCGGTCCATGTCGATGAACAGGATCGCCATCAGCCGGCGTTTGCCGCGTTGCTGGGTCAGCGCCTGGGCGGCCACCTCGACGAACTGGCGGCGGTTGTGCAGGCCGCTCAGGTGGTCGGTGGCGGCGGCGTGGCTGCTGCGCCGGTGCTCGTCTTCCAGGCGGTCGATCAGCTGCTGGTTGACCTGCTGGGTGCGCTCCAGCTCGCCGAACGCCTCCTGGCGCTTGTGCAGCAGGCGCAGGCCCCAGGTGAGGCTGGCCAGAATCAGCAGGGTCATGGCGACGTTCAGCCACAGCTGGCGGCTGACGGTGAGCGCCGAAGGGGCGAGGATTTCGTCGTGGCGCTGGCTCACCACCACGCTGAAACCACGGTCAGGTACCCGGCGGTACAGGCTCTGGTAGGCGCCTTCGAGGCTGTACTGGGTGAGCTGGCCGCTGTCATCGCCGGTGCCTGGCAGGCCGGGTACCAGGGTTTCGCCGGCCACCACCACGCCGCTGGTGTCGATGCGCAGGCGCTCCTGGCCATCGTCCTGGAGCAGGCGTACCAGGCCGGTCTTGCCCAGGTCGATGTGCTGGAACAGCACCGCCAGGTAACCGATATCCAGTTGCACCACCAGGATGTTGTCGATCTCCCGGCCCGGCAGGTCGGTCAGCGGCAGCAGGAAGGGCAGGCGCCAGTTGGGCAGGGCGGACGGGTTGGCGGGTGGCGTGGTGCGCGGCAGGAAGGCCTTGAAGCCGTAGTGCGACACATGGGTTTTCAACTGCTCGAGCCAGGCCTGGGGCAGTTGTTCGGGTTCGTCGTTGTGGCTGGACGAGAGCAGCCGGCCGTTGTGGTCGTACAGGCTCATGCGCTTGAACACCGGGTCTTCGGCCAGCAGCCGGGCCAGGCTCAGGTTGCCTTGGCGCAGGCGTTTCATGTCGTCCTGGGTGACCCGCCCGACGGCTTGGGCGCGGTCCACCAGCTGGCGCAGGTTTTCCCCGACGATGCTTGCAAGGTTGAGGTGTTCGGCGGCTTTTGCCGACAGCGCATCCTGGCGCGAGGCGGCCTTCTGGTTGATGTGCAGGCCCCACAAAAAGGTCAGGGTGAGTACGCACAACATCGACAGCAGCAGCGGCAGCAGCCCTGCGGAAGAGAGAGAACGCCTGATCACTGCTGGTATCCCCGGCCCTGGGTAGTCCTTGAAAAATACGACAGAAAGATGACAGCGCAATGACTGATGGCAGATTGCCTTGATTTTCTGCTGTCCGTCATCGCCCCCTGTAGGAGCCGGCTTGCCGGCGATAGGGCCGGGTGCTGCGGCACATTTTTCTGATGTGTTTTGCAGGGCCGGCCTCATCGCCGGCAAGCCGGCTCCTACAGGGGGGAGGTGTGCCTGCTGGTTGCGACAAGTTGCCCGGTTGACTTCCGTCGGTGTAACAAGATGTTAATCTTGACTTAAAGGTCAGTTTTTGTGATCGTGCGCGGCCTCAGGCTGCCAGTGCGCAGCCACACGCATCAGAAAAACAAGGGCAGCGCCTGACTGCCCCCGAGGATCAACCATGTCCAACCGTGATATTTCCCGGCGCTCGTTCCTGCAAGGCGGGCTGGTGGCCGGTGTCGGCGTGACCCTGGCGCCGCTTGGCAGCCAGGCGTTCGCCGCCCTGATGGAAAACCGCGTCACCACCTCGGCGCAAAAGTGGATGAAGCACGACGGCCAGGCGCGTTTTCGTAACGACGCGCTGTCGAAGGTGTGCGGCAACAAGGTGTTCGCCCGCGATATCCGCGCCAAGGACATGCCCGGCTGGCCGCAACAGCAGGGCCACGCGATGCTGCTCAAGGCGACCAAGGCCGACCGCATCTACGCAGGCTTCGACCTCGCGCTGCTGGGCGCCGGCCTGCAGCCGGACCGCATCGTCACCGCCGACGACCTGAAAAAGGACGGCATCGCCTGGCCCGAAGCCCACTCGCCAGACCCGCTGCTGCCGCCTGGCCAGGTGCCGATGTTCATCGGCCACCCGGTGGCGATCCTGATCTGGAACGACTTCGAGCGCTATCGCAAGGCCAAGGCCAAGCTGCAGTTCAACGACCAGGCGATCCGCTATGGCTCACAAGCCCCGCTGTACCAGCGCGACCCTTACGGGAGCTTCCGTTTTGTGCGGGTGGGCGGCAACACGCCGTTCGACGAGGACGAATACTCAAGCCTGAAGAACACCATGCTGTTCCCCACCATCCTGGCCCGCAAGCCGGTATGGACCGCCGAACCCAAGCAGCACGGCAACCTCACCGAGCAGGGCATGTTCTACGCCCAGCGTATCGACCAGCAGCTCAAGGCGCCGCCTGAAGACTGGCTGCTGTTCGACGAGCGCTACAAGACCCCGTCCATCGAGCCGGCGGCACTTGAGCCGGACAACGGCAACGGCTGGTACGACCCGGCCACCGGCACCCTGCATTTTGTCGTGGCCACCCAGTGCCCGTTCGAAGTGGCGCAGGAGTGCGTGCACATGATCAAGCCGTCGCGCTTCGCCCTCAAGCAGCTGAACGTGCACCCGGGCTACACCGTCGGTTACGGCTCCAAGGACAACAACATCTTCGTGTTCTACGCCGCCGTGGCTGCGCTGTACGGCGCCGGGGTGCCGATTCGCCTGGCCAACGACCGCTACGAGCAGTTCCAGAGCGGCATCAAGCGCCACCCGTTCGACATCCGCTACCAGCTGGCGGTGGACAAGCGCGACCTGAGCTTCAAGATTTTCCGCGCCGAAATGACCGTCGACGGCGGCGGGCGCATCAACTACAGCCCGTCGGTAGCGGCGGTGGGCGCCACGGCTGCGCAGTCGATCTACTACATGCCGCAGAACGACCTGTCGGTGACCGCCTACCACTCGCGCGGCGTCGAGGCCGGCTCCATGCGCGGCTACGGCACCCTGCAGAGCATGGCCGCCACTGAAATGATGGTGGATGAGATTGCCGGGCGCCTGGGCGTCGATGCCATCGAGCTGCGGCGCAAGAACGCGCTCAAGTCGGGCATGAAGAACACCCAGGGCGCGGTGCCCGCCGGTGCCCTGCGCCTGCACGAGATCCTCGACAAGGCCGCCGAGCATGAGTGGTGGAAAAACCGCGACGCGCGCAAACGCGCCGAGGACGCCAAGGACCACGACAACTGGTACGGCGTGGGCTTTGCCATCACCCAGAAGGACTTCGGCACCGGCTCCGAGGCGCCGATGGCGGCCATCGAGTTCAGCGCCGACGGGCAGATCACCCTGCGCCATATCGGCACCGAGCTGGGTACCGGCATGTCGACTTCGCAGGCCCTGGTGGTCAGCGACTTCCTTGGCCGGGTTGCCGACCATGTGCAGACCGCCCAGACCGAATGGCCGGAGCTGGCCCTGAGCACCAGCGGCAACCCCTACCTGATCAGCCAGGCCGAGCAGGACGCCGCGCTGCGCGACCCGCGCTGGGTCGGCAAGCTGGCTTCGCCGTCCTCGGCGACCAACTCGGCGTTCTACTTCAGCCACGCCACCCGAGAAGCTGCGCGGGTGCTGTTCAACCACGGCCTGTGGCCGGCTGCCATGGCGCTGTGGAGCCAGGGCCCGTATGGCGGCCAGGCCAACCCGTTGGTGGTGCGCCGCGAGAACGCGGTGTGGGTCAACGGCGAGCTGACCGGCAACGGCCTGGCGCCGATCCCGTTTGCCACCCTTGCGCAAAAAGCCCACGAAATGGGCCTGGTCACCGGCGCGAGCGTGCATGGCTTCAACCGCTGGAGCTGGGCCGAGGCCGATTTCGTCATCGATGGGGTGCGCGAGCGCCTGCCGCTGGACGCCCTGGCGGTGAAATACGGCGATGGCGCGGTAAACGCCAAGAAAGCCCAGATGAGCAGCGCCGGCTTCCACCTGCTGGACCGGCAGAACGCCGAGTACCCGGCCACCCAGTTGAACAACGCCATGGTCACCTACTACAGCCCGGTGGCGACCATCGTCGAAGTGAAGGTGAACAAGGGCAGCGGCGAGGTGCAGGTGCTCAACCACCACAGCTGGGTCGAATGCGGCCGGGTGCTGGTGCCCGAGCTGGTCAAGGGCCAGCTCGAAGGCGGCATTGCCATGGGTATCGGCCATGCGCTGCTCGAAGAAATGCCGCTGTACGAAGGCGGCCCGGGGGAGGGCGACTGGAACTTCAACCGTTACCGCCTGCCGATGGCCAGGCATGTGGCGGTGTGGAAGCAAACGTCGGAGATTCTGCCGCCGCTGTCACCCACCGACCCGTCCAAGGGCATTGCCGAGGTGGTGATGATCCCGGTGGTCGGCGCCATCGGCAACGCCGTGGCCCATGCCATCGGCAAGCGTGTCCGCGACCTGCCCATCACCCCCGCCCGCGTCAAGGAGGCCCTCAATGGCTGACCGCAAGCTGCAACTGACCCTCAACGGTCAACCTGTCGTCACCGAAGTGGTCCCCGATGACCTGGCGATGCTCGACTACCTGCACGAATACCAGAACCTCACAGGCTCGCGCTTGGGCTGCGGGCAAGGCATCTGCCACGCCTGCGTGGTGATCGTCGACAATCCCGACGGCACCAGTGAAGAGGTGCGCACCTGCATCACCGGCGCGCATTACTTCGAAGGCAAGAAAGTGCGCACCATCGAGGGCCACGCGAAACTGGACGAGGCCGGTAACCCGGTCGAGCTCAACCCGATCCAGCAAAAGTTCGTCGACAAGTTCGCCTTCCAGTGCAGCTACTGCGCCCCGGGCTTTGTCAACGCCGCCACGGTGCTGGTGGAAAGGGCCCAGCGCAAGCCACTGAAAAAGAGCGAGCTGGAACACGCCATCGAGGCAAGCCTGGGCCACCACGTGTGCCGTTGCACCGGCTACGTGCGCTACTACGAGGCCACCCGCGATGTGCTGGGTGACCTTGGCCTGGTCAAGGAGGGCTGAACATGACACGTGTTCTGAGCAGCCTGGCCCTGGCCATGGGCGCTGTGTTCGCACTCGGCGTACAAGCCGCTGATCAAGGGCTGATCAAGCGTGGCGAGTACCTGGCCCGCGCCGCCGACTGCATGGCCTGCCACACGGCAGAAGGCGGCGCGCCCTATGCCGGCGGCCTGCCGATCCATTCGCCGTTCGGCACCATCTATGGCACCAACATCACCCCGGACAAGCAGCACGGCATCGGTAACTACAGCCAGGATGAGTTCTATGCGGCGCTGACCGAGGGCAAGCGCAAGGACGGCGCCAACCTGTACCCGGCCATGCCGTACACCTCGTATCACCTGATCAAGCGTGAGGACTCCGACGCCATCCACGCCTACCTGATGAGCGTGGCGCCGATCAACCGGCCCGCCCCGGTTACCAGCCTGAGCTTCCCGTTCAACGTGCGCACCGGCCTGATGGGCTGGAACCTGCTGTACGGCAAAAGCGTGCAGGTGGAGGAGGGCAAGGGCAACAGCGAGGCGTGGAAGCGCGGCCAGTACATGGTCGAGGTGCTCGGCCACTGCGGTGAATGCCACACCCCGCGCAACCCCATCGGTGCGCTGGAGCAGGACAAACGCATGAGCGGCGGCCTGCTGATGGGCTACCTGGCCCCCAGCCTGCTGGCCAAGGACCTGGCCGAGCGCGGCTGGAACCAGGCTGACCTGGCCACCTTCCTCAAGTACGGCATGAGCGCCCAGGGCAGCATGTTCAACGAAATGTACCCGGTGGTGCACCACAGCACCCAGCACCTTGAGGACAGCGACCTGTCGGCCATGGCCACCTACCTGCTGGGTGACCAGCCGCCGGCGGCCAAGGTGGTGCAGGCGGTGGCCCACGAGACACTGGGCGAAAGCGCCAAGCGTGGCCGGCAGCAGTACCTGAACGTGTGCGCCGGCTGCCATGGCGTGGACGGCGAGGGCAAGCCGCACATCGCGGTGGCCATGCAGGGCAACACCGTGCTGCGCCAGGGCGATTCGCGCAACCTGGTCAAGGCCATTGTCGACGGCATTCGCGAGCAGCAGTTCACAGGTTTTGAGCGCATGCAGCCGATGCCAGGCTTTGCCGACAAGCTCGACGACCAGCAGTTGACCGACATGGTCAACTACTTGCGCGAAGCCTGGGGCGGTTTGCCGGGCGACTTCACCCAACAGCAGCTGGCCCAGCTGAAGGCGGACTGAACCGTGCAGCATCTCGACCTGCAGGTGGTGCAACAGGCGGGGCAGTGGGCCCGCGATGGCTTGCGTGTGTGGCTGTGTACTGTGCTTTGCACCTATGGCTCGGCGCCCCGTGCGCCGGGCTCGCTGCTGGCCGTGAGCGAGAGCGGGCATTGGGTTGGTTCGTTGTCCGGCGGTTGCGTCGAGGAAGACTTCCTCGAGCGCGTTGCCGCCGGTGAGTTTGCCAGCCGCGTGGCGGTGGTGCGTTATGGCGACGGCAGCGACAGCCGCGGCAATATCCGCCTGCCCTGCGGGGGCATCCTCGATGTGCTGGTGGAGAACCTGCCGGGCGACTGCGCAAGCCAGGCGCATCTGGCGCAACTGGAGGCGGCGCTGTTGGGGCGCCGGCGTTTGTTGCGCGAGGTCGACCTGGGCAGCGGTGCGTTTCAGTTGCACGACGACCACAGCCAGGGCCCACGGGTAGAGCAGGGCGAGGGCCGCGTGCGGCTGCGCATCGGCGCCGCCCAGCGCCTGCTGCTGGCGGGCTATTCCAGCGTCGCGCATTTTTGCGCCGAGTTCGGCAAGGGCCTGGGTTTCGAGGTGGTGCTGTGCGACCCGCGGGACGAGGTGATGGACAACGTGGTGCTCGGCGGGATAGAAATTCGCCGTGAACTGCCCTCGCTGTTCATCGCCAATGGCGGCTGCCACCGCGACACTGCAGTGGTGGCGCTGACCCACGACCCGAAAATCGATGACCTGGCCATGCTCGAAGCGGTACGCACCGAAGCTTTCTACATAGGGGTGATGGGCTCACGCGCCACCTCCGACAAACGCCGCGAACGCCTGCGCCGCATCGGCGGGCTGAGTGACGGCGAAATGGCCCGCATCCACGCGCCCATCGGCCTGAACCTGGGCAGCAAGACCCCGGCGGAAATCGCCCTGGCGGTGCTGGCCGACATTCTGCGTACCCGCAGCGGCGTCGCCCGCGAGGCGCTGTGACGGTCGTCGCGCTGGTACTGGCGGCGGGGCAGGGCTCGCGCTTTGGTGCGGACAAACGCCGGGCCGTGCTGGGCGATGGCCGCAGCCTGTTGCAGCACAGCGTCGAGCGCGCCCTGGGCGTGTTCGATGAGGTGCGGGTGGTGCTGCGGGCCGGGGAGAGCGCTGCACAGCTGGGCTTGCCGGCGCAGTGCCGGGTGGTGCCCAGCCCGGATGCCGGGTTGGGCATGGGCCATAGCCTGGCGGCGGGCATCGCGTCGCTGGGCGATAGCCAGGCCACGGCAGTGGCCATCGTGTTGGGCGACATGCCCTGGATCCTGCCGCAGACCTTGCGCGAGCTGGCCAGCCAGGCGGCTGCGCCACGCATCGTGGTGCCGCGCCATGGCGGGTGCAATGGCCACCCGGTGTTGTTTGGGCGGGATTTTTGGGGTGAGTTGGCCGCGTTGGGTGGTGATGAAGGGGCGCGGTCGGTGCTGCAACGGCATCGGCAGCGCGTGGTGTGGCTGGATACCGAGGATGGCGGCGTGTTGCGCGATGTGGATGTGCGGGGGGCGTTGGGTTGAGTTCTTGTATTGCCTGAGCCGGCCCTATCGCCGGCAAGCCGGCTCATACAGGTACAGCGCACGCCCGAAGCTTGTGCGATTCCTGTAGGAGCCGGCTTGCCGGCGAAAAGCTTCAGCCATCCACCTTGCGCGCTGCCTCGACCCCGGCCGAAGACAACTTGATCGGGTAACTCACGCTCAGTTGGTGCTGGTCATCGACACTCACGCTACCGTCATGGATCAACCCATGTTCCTGCAGGGTCTTGAGCATCCCGGCCACGGCTTTTTCGCCGCGGTAGTTGTCGAGGATTTCCTTGCCCAGCCCTTGCGGGTGGGCGTGCAGCAGGCGGGTCAAGAGTTCGGTTTGCAGTGCGCTATCGCTCATGGGGTACACCTCCTACTTGCCGTGGCTGGCCTGCAGTTGCTTGGCCATGTTCAGGTGCTGCTCCAGGTTGGGCAGGGTTTCGTTGGCAAAGGCCTTGAGTTCGGGCTTGTCGGACGACTCGCCCTCACGCTTGAACAGCTCGACGGCCTTCTGGTGGGCATCGACCTGGTTGTTCAGGTAGGCGCGGTCGAACGACTCGTCGCGCATTTCGAGAATCATCTTGCGTGCCTTGTCGGTCAGGCCCGCTTCGTTGGGGATGTCGATGTCCAGGCGTTTGGCCAGGGCCATCAGTTGCTGGTTGACCGCGGTGTGTTCCTTGACCATCAGCTCGGCGAAGGCGCGCACGTCGGCGGCCTGGCTTTTTTCCAGGGCGAGTTTGGCAGCGACCACTTCGGCGATGCCGCCTTCGACCGCCGCGTCGACGAAGTCATCGGAAGCGGCGAACGCCGCCGGTACGCTGCCGAGCGCCAGGGCAACAGCCAGTGACAGGGTTTTGCAGCTCATGGCGAACTCCTTTGCAGGTGGCGCGACGTCAGTGTCGCGTACGGTTGAGCCCGGCACGGGGGCAAAGGTTTGATCTGATTGCCCGGCGCGCGCCGAAAGGCACTGTAAAGCCTGTGGTCACGGCATTGCCGCCCCCGGGCCACGACTCTACAATCCGCGCGCCCAAGCCCCGGCCAGGCCACGCGCAGGCGCGCTGGGCTATAGTCATGGGCGGCAGACACTCGATGACAAGGGACTTCAATGTGTGCAGCCAGAAAACAGCCTGAAGACGGCCCCTTTGCCCTGACCAGCGAGCAACGCGCGGTGTCGCTGTTTCGCCTGGTGCTGGGGTTCATGGCCGTGGTCATGCTGGCCTTCGTGCTGGTGGAGGGCTGGCGCATCTGGCGTGACTACCGGGTGGCTTTCAGCAGTGCCGAGAACGCCGTGACCAACCTGGCCCGGGCTACCGCCCAGCACGCCGAAGACGCTATCCGCCAAGTCGACGCCATCACCGCCGCGCTGGCCGAACGCCTCGAGGGCGACGGTTTCGAGCATATCGACCGGCCACGGCTGCACGCCTTGCTCAAACAGCAGGCGCAGATCATGCCGCAGTTGCACGGCTTGTTCGTCTACGCCCCCGACGGCAGCTGGGTGGTCACCGACCAGGACGCGGTGCCAGCAGGCGCCAACAACGCCGACCGTGACTACTTCATCTATCACCGCACCCATACCGACCGCCAGGTGCGCATCGGTTCGGTGGTGCGCAGCCGTTCCACGGGCGATTTGATCATCCCCATCTCGCGGCGCCTGGACTACCCCGACGGGCGTTTTGCCGGGGTACTGCTGGGCACCATCAAGGTGGACTGGTTCGTGCGCTATTACGGCGACTTCAAGATCGATGAGCGCGGTGCCCTGGTGCTGGCCATGCGCGATGGCACGATTCTGGTTCGCCGGCCCTTCGTCGAGCAGGTGATCGGCCGCAGCCTGCAGGCCAGCGATATCTTTCGCAAGTACCTGCCATACGCCAGCGAAGGGGTGGCCGAGGCGGTGGCGGTGGTCGACGGCACACCGCGGCTGTATGGCTTTCGTGCGCTCGGCAGCTACCCGCTGGTGGTGGAGGCGGGGCTGTCGCGCGAGTCGATCATCGCGCCCTGGCGCCATGACATGATCAAGTCGGTGGTGGTGCTGGTGTTGCTGCTGATTGGCCTGGCGGCGTTTGGCTGGGTGGTGCTGCGCCAGTTGCGCGAACGTATCGCCATCGAGCGTGCCCTGCACCAGGCCCACCAGACCCTCAAGGCCCTGGCCCTGACCGACAGCCTCACCGGGCTGGGCAACCGTCGCCGGCTGGATGCGGTGCTGGAGCCGGAAATCCGCCGGGCGCGCCGGCAGGGGTATTCACTGGCGCTGGTGATGCTCGACCTGGACTACTTCAAGGCCTACAACGACCGTTATGGCCACCCGGCTGGTGACCAATGCCTGCGGCGTTTTGCCGAGCTGCTGCAGCAGGCGCTCAAGCGCCCGGGCGATCTGGCGGTGCGTTATGGCGGCGAGGAGTTCACGCTGCTGTTGCCCGACACCGATGCCCAGGGGGCCAGCCAGATCGTGCAGGAGATACTGGCGCTGCTGCGCCGTCAGGCCATCGAGCATGGTGGCAGCCCGCTGGGGATCGTCTCGACCAGCGCCGGGGTTGCCGTGGGCGCACCGACGCTGGAGGCGCTCACGCCGGAGAACCTGATGGCCGCCGCCGATGCCGCGCTGTACCAGGCCAAGCGCCAGGGGCGGGACCGGTATTGCCTGGCGGGGAGTGTCGAGGTTCCAAGCCAGGCTTGAGGGGGACCGCTTCAGCTTTCAGACATTGGTAAGACAGCTCTGCCATCACTACGATTCACCGACCACGCGCCGCATTGCACAGCGCCCCTTCAGCCCATGGACCCGTTCCTCGGCCAGTACCTGCCGCAACCGCCCATCCAGCGCTTCGCTGCTGAGTACCTCGAAGCCCAGCCGCGCATAAAACGGCGCATTCCACGGCACCTCGGCGAAAGTGGTCAGTGTCACGCTCTTCAAACCACGATCTTCGGCGATAGCGAGCACTTGTTGCAGCAACTGGCGCCCAAGCCCTTGCCCCTGGGCCTCGCTGCACACCGACAGCTCATGCACATGCAGCGCCTTGCCTTGCACTGAGACGCAGATGAAACCCTGCGGCCGGTCCTGGCCGTTCACCGCCACCCAGCTGCCGGCGTTGGCCATGAACCCGGCATGGGCGGTTTCATCCATCACCTCGCTGTCTGCCAGCCAGGCCAGCCCAGGGTATTGCCTGAACGCCTGGGCCGCAGAGCGTTCGATGGCCGGCAGCAATTTCAGGTCGTGAGCAAGTGAGGGGCGTATGGGCACGGGCGTTCTCCAAGGGGCTGGCCATTGTACCTGTAGGAGCCGGCTTGCCGGCGATGAGGCCGGCCCTGCCAATACCGGTTTCATGGCCCTATCGCCGGCAAGCCGGCTCCTACAGAAAGCGGGGGTTGCAAGAATAATGTTATAAAGTAACATTTACCGATTCCCACTTCCCGCAAGGCGCTCCCACCGTGATCCGCAAGAACCCCTCCGGCCACCTCCCGCAAATCGCCATATCGGCCTACATCGACCCGACCGCGATCATCTGCGGCAAGGTGATCATCCACGACAACGTGTTCGTCGGCCCCTATGCGGTGATCCGCGCCGACGAGGTGGACGCCAGTGGCGACATGCAGGCGATCATCATCGGCGCCAACTCGAACATCCAGGATGGTGTGGTGATTCACTCCAAGTCCGGCGCCGCCGTGCGCATCGGCCAGTACAGTTCCATTGCCCACCGCTCCATCGTGCATGGCCCGTGCGAGGTGGGTGACCGGGTGTTCATCGGCTTCAACAGCGTGCTGTTCAACTGCAAGGTCGGCGATGGCAGCGT is part of the Pseudomonas fakonensis genome and harbors:
- a CDS encoding cytochrome c, producing the protein MTRVLSSLALAMGAVFALGVQAADQGLIKRGEYLARAADCMACHTAEGGAPYAGGLPIHSPFGTIYGTNITPDKQHGIGNYSQDEFYAALTEGKRKDGANLYPAMPYTSYHLIKREDSDAIHAYLMSVAPINRPAPVTSLSFPFNVRTGLMGWNLLYGKSVQVEEGKGNSEAWKRGQYMVEVLGHCGECHTPRNPIGALEQDKRMSGGLLMGYLAPSLLAKDLAERGWNQADLATFLKYGMSAQGSMFNEMYPVVHHSTQHLEDSDLSAMATYLLGDQPPAAKVVQAVAHETLGESAKRGRQQYLNVCAGCHGVDGEGKPHIAVAMQGNTVLRQGDSRNLVKAIVDGIREQQFTGFERMQPMPGFADKLDDQQLTDMVNYLREAWGGLPGDFTQQQLAQLKAD
- a CDS encoding phosphate/phosphite/phosphonate ABC transporter substrate-binding protein; amino-acid sequence: MRVLKTLGAVALAQLLAGHTLANCTPHALRLAVIPIKSVEDMTRDHQPLLARLGKAAGVPVELVVSGSYESVVDAIVSGGADIARLGPASYILAHRRDRRIEPFATFTLSGGTYTPAGNHYQALLLTRSGGPASTGALRGTRVALSDPASTSGSLVPSVEFAALVGTPLPSYFSSLVYAGNHDKAMEALLEGRVDAAFVASEQADAYLASHSVDPKRLQVLWRSEPIYYDPYVFSASLCPALKKKLRKAMLEDPKALASFVASQEATGLVPVGHKDYAGLEKMMEASLQP
- a CDS encoding bifunctional diguanylate cyclase/phosphodiesterase: MIRRSLSSAGLLPLLLSMLCVLTLTFLWGLHINQKAASRQDALSAKAAEHLNLASIVGENLRQLVDRAQAVGRVTQDDMKRLRQGNLSLARLLAEDPVFKRMSLYDHNGRLLSSSHNDEPEQLPQAWLEQLKTHVSHYGFKAFLPRTTPPANPSALPNWRLPFLLPLTDLPGREIDNILVVQLDIGYLAVLFQHIDLGKTGLVRLLQDDGQERLRIDTSGVVVAGETLVPGLPGTGDDSGQLTQYSLEGAYQSLYRRVPDRGFSVVVSQRHDEILAPSALTVSRQLWLNVAMTLLILASLTWGLRLLHKRQEAFGELERTQQVNQQLIDRLEDEHRRSSHAAATDHLSGLHNRRQFVEVAAQALTQQRGKRRLMAILFIDMDRFKSINDSLGHKVGDLLLQAVAGRIQRLLEPGDEASRFGGDEFVVLLAGERSEEQIDAWVRALVDKLSATYALDGQEVNTSPSVGVSICPRDGQDIDTLIRCADAAMYSAKQAGRAQYRFFDPSLNLSDIQAFTLEQAFGSALAERQFVLHYQPQIRLDTLQVLGYEALVRWQHPEFGLLYPDRFIDMAERSGFIVDLGWEVLRLACEELARWDAREQDARLAVNVSALQLRQPDFSARLLAELEYYGIRASRLELEITETTVLEPEGTAVEHLYRLRAAGIGISLDDFGRGYAGFAHLQSLPLSKLKIDRALIAPLSNSYDDSPIVSSTIILAKRLGLEVVAEGVETREQVVCLKLAGCDIAQGYHFSRPLSPAQLHDYPPFNGTEEKACVY
- a CDS encoding (2Fe-2S)-binding protein, translated to MADRKLQLTLNGQPVVTEVVPDDLAMLDYLHEYQNLTGSRLGCGQGICHACVVIVDNPDGTSEEVRTCITGAHYFEGKKVRTIEGHAKLDEAGNPVELNPIQQKFVDKFAFQCSYCAPGFVNAATVLVERAQRKPLKKSELEHAIEASLGHHVCRCTGYVRYYEATRDVLGDLGLVKEG
- a CDS encoding xanthine dehydrogenase family protein molybdopterin-binding subunit is translated as MSNRDISRRSFLQGGLVAGVGVTLAPLGSQAFAALMENRVTTSAQKWMKHDGQARFRNDALSKVCGNKVFARDIRAKDMPGWPQQQGHAMLLKATKADRIYAGFDLALLGAGLQPDRIVTADDLKKDGIAWPEAHSPDPLLPPGQVPMFIGHPVAILIWNDFERYRKAKAKLQFNDQAIRYGSQAPLYQRDPYGSFRFVRVGGNTPFDEDEYSSLKNTMLFPTILARKPVWTAEPKQHGNLTEQGMFYAQRIDQQLKAPPEDWLLFDERYKTPSIEPAALEPDNGNGWYDPATGTLHFVVATQCPFEVAQECVHMIKPSRFALKQLNVHPGYTVGYGSKDNNIFVFYAAVAALYGAGVPIRLANDRYEQFQSGIKRHPFDIRYQLAVDKRDLSFKIFRAEMTVDGGGRINYSPSVAAVGATAAQSIYYMPQNDLSVTAYHSRGVEAGSMRGYGTLQSMAATEMMVDEIAGRLGVDAIELRRKNALKSGMKNTQGAVPAGALRLHEILDKAAEHEWWKNRDARKRAEDAKDHDNWYGVGFAITQKDFGTGSEAPMAAIEFSADGQITLRHIGTELGTGMSTSQALVVSDFLGRVADHVQTAQTEWPELALSTSGNPYLISQAEQDAALRDPRWVGKLASPSSATNSAFYFSHATREAARVLFNHGLWPAAMALWSQGPYGGQANPLVVRRENAVWVNGELTGNGLAPIPFATLAQKAHEMGLVTGASVHGFNRWSWAEADFVIDGVRERLPLDALAVKYGDGAVNAKKAQMSSAGFHLLDRQNAEYPATQLNNAMVTYYSPVATIVEVKVNKGSGEVQVLNHHSWVECGRVLVPELVKGQLEGGIAMGIGHALLEEMPLYEGGPGEGDWNFNRYRLPMARHVAVWKQTSEILPPLSPTDPSKGIAEVVMIPVVGAIGNAVAHAIGKRVRDLPITPARVKEALNG